Proteins encoded together in one Papaver somniferum cultivar HN1 unplaced genomic scaffold, ASM357369v1 unplaced-scaffold_117, whole genome shotgun sequence window:
- the LOC113329785 gene encoding putative disease resistance protein RGA4 — protein MELAVTTVFVSPIVKLLIAKVLTYCSDEIALVRGVKGELEKLSEKLELIDAVLHDAEKRQVENDRLVRLWLKKLKDVAYDAEDILNELQYRDLRCKMKNVSIFLRLLPSKPFGFGCKIAHKIKDVHRKLVEITQGMEKFKFIKQMGSSGSNTAMNENIPETSSHISDSAAVVGRKDDISRILDLLIDSRAKCNQESYSVVRITGMGGIGKTTLAQLVWKELADDHFKVKIWVSVSRKSNVKEIFWDLLESNFDRQSSMDAIENRLKERFKVGKCLVVLDDVWTNYGIDVEKLLKVLLSGMRIEGSKIVMTAKC, from the coding sequence ATGGAGCTAGCAGTGACTACAGTTTTTGTATCCCCAATAGTCAAGTTATTAATCGCCAAGGTGTTAACTTATTGTTCCGACGAGATTGCTCTTGTCAGGGGTGTCAAGGGTGAACTGGAAAAGCTTTCAGAGAAATTAGAGCTAATTGATGCTGTATTGCACGATGCTGAGAAGCGTCAAGTAGAAAATGATCGGTTAGTGAGACTTTGGTTGAAAAAACTCAAAGATGTGGCTTATGATGCTGAGGACATTTTGAACGAACTTCAATATAGAGATCTTCGATGTAAAATGAAAAATGTAAGTATCTTCTTGCGGTTATTGCCCTCAAAACCATTTGGATTTGGTTGTAAGATAGCTCATAAAATAAAAGATGTCCATAGAAAGTTGGTTGAAATCACACAAGGTATGGAGAAATTCAAATTTATTAAACAGATGGGTAGTTCTGGTTCTAATACTGCCATGAATGAAAATATACCAGAAACATCTTCGCATATCAGTGATTCAGCTGCTGTTGTCGGAAGGAAAGATGATATATCAAGAATATTAGATTTATTAATTGATAGTCGAGCCAAATGCAACCAAGAAAGTTACTCTGTTGTTCGCATTACTGGCATGGGAGGTATTGGCAAGACCACACTTGCTCAATTGGTATGGAAAGAATTAGCTGATGATCATTTCAAAGTCAAAATTTGGGTTTCTGTGTCCCGAAAATCAAACGTCAAGGAGATATTTTGGGACCTTTTGGAATCCAATTTTGACCGCCAGTCAAGCATGGATGCCATTGAAAATCGCTTGAAAGAGAGGTTCAAGGTGGGGAAATGCCTGGTAGTACTCGATGATGTGTGGACAAATTATGGCATCGATGTAGAGAAATTGTTGAAAGTTCTTTTATCTGGTATGAGgattgaaggaagtaaaattgtTATGACTGCGAAGTGCTGA
- the LOC113329784 gene encoding putative disease resistance protein RGA3 — translation MQIVSKCGGLPLAAKTLASLLYSRNDEEEWLSILNSAIWNLPTDENKIMSILKLSYDHLSPNVKRCFSYCSIFPKGHAFSKRELIRMWMAEGFLNSPWQACASPEFVGNEYFKILLLNSFFQDERKKKWLDVKSCRMHDIVHDLAILIAGSESRMVKLIGEIFTIDDNPEVINHSSEFRHLGLQVLDDDVSAIPSEIYQASKLHTFVSFSPRLYGYNGEGVWVNRIFSLSLLRVLNLSHTGIQEFPQSICKLKHLRYLDLSHTRIETFPRYFSQLYTLQTLRLRGCRLKEFPRDMRNMIGLEYLTFAGAYLTQMPREVSRLSKLKKFVGEGKGYGIEELRDLNLLGGKLIIENLGSGTNGKQANLMGKKNIAHLRLDWDFLTPDDSNRITKHTLVMNDLQPHPNLQKLGISSFGGSKFPTWMSTSIHLPNLVYITLFNCANCIHLPALGRLQSLRYLCMQGLKAIIQIGKEFYQGNEEASSNEEASFPSLVELHIISFLNLEEWLGDQRSTSTSSFSRLKRLEISECLKLSTRRLDFHLSKIYNFQLS, via the coding sequence ATGCAAATTGTGAGCAAGTGTGGAGGTCTTCCTCTAGCTGCAAAGACTCTTGCGAGTTTGCTCTACTCCAGAAACGATGAAGAAGAATGGTTATCTATCTTGAACAGCGCAATTTGGAATCTGCCAACAGACGAAAATAAGATCATGTCTATATTGAAGTTGAGTTATGATCACTTATCACCAAATGTGAAACGATGCTTTTCATATTGCTCGATCTTTCCCAAGGGTCATGCTTTTTCGAAGAGGGAACTTATTAGGATGTGGATGGCAGAGGGATTCCTTAATAGTCCCTGGCAAGCATGTGCATCGCCAGAATTTGTAGgtaacgagtatttcaaaattttGTTGTTAAACTCTTTTTTCCAGGATGAACGCAAAAAGAAATGGCTGGATGTCAAGTCTTGCAGGATGCATGATATTGTGCACGATCTTGCAATATTAATTGCTGGGAGTGAGTCTCGGATGGTGAAACTAATTGGTGAGATATTCACAATAGATGATAATCCAGAAGTTATTAATCATTCATCTGAATTTCGTCACTTGGGATTACAAGTCCTTGATGATGATGTCTCAGCAATTCCCTCCGAGATTTATCAAGCCTCCAAACTACacacttttgtttctttttctcctCGGTTATATGGATACAATGGTGAAGGTGTCTGGGTTAATAGGATCTTCAGCTTGAGTTTACTGAGGGTTTTAAATCTAAGTCACACAGGAATTCAAGAGTTTCCCCAGTCGATTTGCAAACTAAAGCATCTTCGGTATCTTGATCTCTCACATACCCGCATTGAAACTTTCCCCAGGTATTTCAGCCAGCTGTACACTTTGCAAACTTTAAGGCTCAGAGGATGTAGATTGAAAGAATTTCCCAGAGACATGAGAAATATGATCGGTTTGGAATATCTCACATTCGCTGGAGCTTATTTGACTCAAATGCCAAGAGAGGTAAGCAGATTAAGTAAACTTAAAAAATTTGTGGGAGAAGGCAAAGGTTATGGTATAGAAGAATTGAGAGATCTAAATCTTCTTGGAGGTAAACTGATTATTGAAAATTTGGGAAGTGGTACAAATGGAAAACAAGCAAATTTAATGGGGAAGAAAAATATTGCACACTTACGACTGGATTGGGATTTTCTAACGCCTGATGATTCTAATAGAATTACCAAACATACTCTGGTGATGAATGACCTCCAACCTCATCCAAATCTACAAAAGTTAGGAATTTCTAGTTTTGGTGGTTCAAAGTTCCCTACATGGATGAGTACTTCCATACATCTTCCGAATTTGGTATATATCACTCTATTTAACTGCGCAAACTGTATACACCTTCCTGCACTTGGACGACTACAATCTCTTAGATATCTTTGCATGCAAGGATTGAAAGCTATCATACAAATTGGTAAGGAGTTCTATCAAGGTAATGAAGAAGCATCAAGTAATGAAGAAGCATCATTCCCTTCTTTGGTAGAGCTTCATATAATTTCTTTCTTGAATTTGGAAGAATGGTTAGGAGACCAGCGGTCGACATCAACATCTAGTTTCTCTCGCCTTAAAAGGTTGGAGATATCCGAGTGCTTAAAGTTATCAACCCGCCGACTAGATTTCCATCTCTCAAAAATTTACAATTTTCAATTGAGCTAG
- the LOC113329545 gene encoding putative pentatricopeptide repeat-containing protein At1g12700, mitochondrial, translating to MKNGIRLQTSTSQKEFISGRIKKLDDGLRYFDQLILEKPLPSNDTFCHVFSSISKTRCYSDVIMLYKKMNLVGVKPDLYTFNILINCCCQSGKVDYGFSLLGEILKRGYHPDTVTFTTLIKGLCLQGKIDSASKVCNKMTQTGIQPNAMTCNSLIHGLCRSDQTHFAKEV from the exons ATGAAGAATGGCATAAGATTACAGACTTCAACCTCACAAAAG GAGTTTATATCCGGAAGGATCAAAAAGCTTGATGATGGTTTGAGATACTTTGATCAGTTGATTTTGGAGAAGCCATTGCCATCTAATGATACATTTTGTCATGTATTTAGTTCGATATCCAAGACTAGATGTTATTCAGATGTGATTATGTTATAtaagaagatgaatttggttGGAGTGAAACCTGATTTGTATACgttcaatattttgattaattgctGTTGTCAATCAGGAAAAGTTGATTATGGGTTTTCTTTGCTTGGAGAGATATTGAAGAGAGGTTATCATCCTGATACTGTCACTTTTACTACACTGATTAAAGGGTTGTGTCTACAGGGGAAGATTGATTCTGCATCCAAAGTGTGCAACAAAATGACTCAGACGGGGATTCAACCTAATGCTATGACGTGTAATTCTCTTATACACGGGCTGTGTAGATCTGATCAG ACGCACTTTGCAAAGGAGGTCTAG
- the LOC113329782 gene encoding pentatricopeptide repeat-containing protein At1g62680, mitochondrial-like, whose protein sequence is MYRGILPDRITFNILIDSHCKDGMMEDAWGLFILMDKLNIPPDHITYNSMMHGLCLVGRLQEAIEQFDSMADRGLEPDEFHYNALLDGYGKKHKMDEAMQLFKKMKQNGSKPTTFTYTTLLAGLYRDGRMKTAKNLFNEMQAFGQSPDEVVCNAVLNGLCKNGKMEEAIELFESLESIGVSANIEMYYILISGFCHVGKLEDARRHFNDIPRKGLVPNVVTYTAMITGLFRNKMLLEEHIN, encoded by the coding sequence ATGTATCGAGGGATTTTACCCGATAGAATAACCTTTAATATATTAATAGATTCACATTGTAAAGATGGTATGATGGAAGATGCTTGGGGGTTATTCATATTGATGGACAAGTTAAACATCCCACCTGATCATATTACCTATAATTCAATGATGCATGGTCTATGTTTGGTAGGTCGGCTGCAAGAAGCGATTGAACAATTTGACTCGATGGCGGATAGGGGCCTGGAGCCAGATGAGTTCCACTACAATGCGTTACTCGACGGGTATGGCAAGAAGCATAAAATGGATGAAGCTATGCAGCTATTcaagaaaatgaaacaaaatggaTCGAAACCCACAACATTTACTTACACTACACTATTAGCAGGGCTATACCGAGATGGAAGAATGAAGACAGCAAAGAATTTGTTTAATGAGATGCAAGCTTTTGGTCAATCTCCAGATGAAGTTGTGTGTAATGCGGTGTTGAATGGATTATGCAAGAACGGAAAAATGGAGGAAGCAATAGAATTGTTTGAATCCTTGGAGAGTATTGGTGTCTCAGCTAATATAGAAATGTACTATATTCTTATTAGCGGTTTTTGTCACGTTGGCAAGCTGGAAGATGCAAGAAGACATTTTAATGATATCCCAAGAAAAGGATTGGTGCCTAATGTAGTAACATATACTGCAATGATTACAGGCCTATTTCGTAACAAGATGTTACTAGAGGAACATATTAATTAA